TTTCTCTTTGGAATATTCTGAGgaatcttttaaatcatcaaaAACCACATTAGGAGACTCCATAACAGTTTTAGTtttcatgttataaacacgacAGGCTCTACTGTTATTGGAATAACCCAAAAACACTCCACAATCATTTTTAGCATCGaatttacaagtattttctcgatccctaataatataacatatacaaCCAAACACATGAAAATAACTTACGTTAGGtctcttacctttccaaatttcataaggtGTTTTATACATGGACGTAAGAACACACAGTTGATTATATAGGATGCAATGTTAATTGCCTCTGCCCAcaatatttttgaaagttttttgcTATTAAACATTACCTTTGTCATTTCCTGAAGGGTATGATTTTTTCTTTCAGCAACTCCATTCTATTTAGGAGTTTTGGAAGTTAAAAATTCATGAGCTATGCCAAGAGATTTACTGGATTCATCACAAATTAACAACATTCTCAAATTTTTTACCATGGTCACTTCTAATTCTCACAATTTTCCCTATGTTGCACTCTTAATTTAGAACACAGAGTTTTAAAAGAATCAGAGGTATCTAATTTATATTTTAAGAAGTCAACTCCATGTAAAgtgagaaaaatcatcaacacacacacAAAGATATATACCTTTTCCATCAATAATTTCCACCTGGATTGAACCCATAAGATCTATGTGCAACAATTCTAGAACTTTTGAAGTGTGAATGTCAGTTATACCTTTATGAGAGACTTTCAATTGCTTTCCCAATTGGGATGGTTCACACTTACTAGTGGATTCCTTACCCAATTTAGGTAATCCACGAACAAGATCTGCACTTgctattttttttcaaactttcgTAATTTATATGACAAAGTTTTTTATGCCATAATAAGTTTGTCAGATTACTTGTGGTTGAGTGACAAGAGAGTGTTGGTTAAGTGTGTAGCAATTGTCAACAGATCTAAACCCTTTCAAAACACATTTACCATTTTGATTTACAACTTGACAATCATTACAAGAGAAATTTACACGGAATCCTtagtcacaaatttgacttatactaataAGATTAGCTTTCAGACCTTCAACAAGCaacatatttttcaatttggGTAACCCTAAAAATTCAGGGTACTTTTCCAAGGATATTACCATCCATACCATCGCCAAAAGTTAATGCACCACattttttaggtttgaaattgaTAAGTAAGCTTTCAACACCTATCATATGTCTAGAACATCTACTATCAAAGCATCAAGAGTTAGATGGATGAGTTTTTAGACAAGTAATAGTAATAAAACAATTTAATTCATTTTTTCTAACCCAAAATTTCTTGGGCagggtgttttttttttcaaacaattgTTTTGACTTTCCaaaatgatgattaaaataatttgatttgaGAATGTGACCTTTCACACCACATGACAAAAAGGATTAAATGTCATGAATTTGTTGTTTTGAGAAACAACTTTCATACCTACCTAATTCCCAAGAGTTGGGACAAATTGCGAAGTTGATTCCTCATGAACCTGTGTTGATAGCATAGATTTCCCAGTTTAGGAAACCAAGgcaatttttcaatttttaataTCCATTGCTTTACATTTAGGATTCGTTCCACTAGATCTTAATCCAGCATTGTTTATTTTACCTGCATTTTGAATAACTTCAAAAATAGTGGATCCAAATGTAAgaatttttaccattttttccaTAAGCTCAAGGTCTTTTGACAATCacttaatttcatcattttttaaCAATTATCTCACACTTGTAAGtggcttatttttctttaaagtaTTGGCACCCTCAAATTGAATATGACCAAAACCATCACATTCCCTGCATTTCACACACCTTTTACTAGAATCAAATAATTTAGAAAAATTATTACTTTTTTAAGGTTTAAACATGGTCTTCTAGTTAGTTATCTTTTCCatgtattttttagtttttttattaacAAGGCGATTTCATCATCCCCTTCATCATCTGAATTTACCTTTTTTTCTTTGGAAACTTTCAATGCAATGGATATTTCTTTTTGAGCACTTAGTTTCTCCTTTTGTAAGATTTGTTGGTTAAGTTCAAACGTTCGGAGAGAGCCCATCAATTCTCTTACTTTAATGGTTTCTAGGTCCTTTGCCTCCTCAATTATAGTGAGTTTTGTTTGAAACATGTCAGGAAAaactctaacaattttcctaacaagagtgttgttatccaatTAACTTTTTACCCAaagcaaaatattcgttagcaatatcaaACTATCTCCCATAAAATTCAGTGAGAGAGTTTCAGATTCAATTTCAGTCATTTTGAGATTTTCAAATCATGTGGTTAGCATTACAAGCCTGGAGCACTTGACATCactagttccttcaaattgaatTTGAAGAATTTGTCAACCCTGTTTGGTCGACTCACAAGATGAAATTAACATTGTATATTCTTCACTGACAAcattaaaaatagcatgcaaagttttattatatattacaaCTTGAACATTTATCTTCCACATCAGTcaattcaagttcagattttatcTTTGTTCTATCAGACGCAACATCTATTTCAACAAGTTAAGACCAGCAAGTTAAGATTGATCTACAGACTTTTCGTCTTGAAATTTGATAAGAGCCTTCATCCTTACCTTCTAGTAGAGATAGTTATAGTCATTCTGTAATGGAGGATGGGTTATGGAACCCGAACCCCCTTCTACAAAGAAATTCATATGACAAGGTACAAGACAAATGGAATGTCACAGgatcgcactaagagtttagtaaccagctctaataccaattgaaattccaatTTATATAATTACTAAGTCATTAAacaaacataacttaaatatatGTGGAAGTGACTTTAAATTGTTTGTGCAAATTGTGAATCTACAGGAGCAACTTTGAGAGTTGTCTGATGagattatcaaaacaacaataaAATATGCAAAATTGAAATTGACACATAAGAATTTTACATGGCTTTATGTTCATCTTCAAGAGCTGGCTTGAGTCTTCTATGAATTATGGGAACTTGCTTTAGTGGTTGCTGATGATTAATAGGTGTCACCTCTGCAAGCAATATGGGTGCAGCGGTTTGAATGGTTATTGGGGTCACTGGCAGAGGCGGATTGGTAATAGAGGCTACTTTAATGTATTGAGTTATTCGCCCATTTTGCATGAGTGTTTGGATCTGTCTGTACAAACTTTTACACTCGACTATTGTGTGGCCGTGATCTTTATAAAAGatgcaatatatattttttgtctcTTCTGTTAGCTGGGGACTAGATTTTGAATGGGGTCCGCCAAATTTGGcgatctttattttctttatagaTCTTTTTTTTAGGAGTGTTGAACTCAAAATCTGAATAGCGCGGCGGTCCGTCTCCGTTCTTGGATCTTTTGGAGTCCTTTTATTGGCTAAAATTGGTTGACTTCCGCTTGTCCTTTTTGGTTGGTGGAGAAGGGTTATTAACAGCTAGGACTGAAATCACTGCCAGCTTCTTCTGTGCGTGTTCTCGTGCTTCTAGGACGCGAAAGACTCCTCCAACTCTAATTTTTATGTCATTGAGGTTGTATGATGGGGTCATAGTGAGGTTCTCGTACAACAGCGATTCAACTTGCACATGCTTTTGATGAACAAATTGGCAACGATGACAGTGTCAATGTTGTGTAGTAAATCGATAATAGGTTGAAGTTATGCTTTTGGATGTTCATTCTCACCTTTCTCAATGTGATATAGATCTCCCATAGTTTTAATTAGGTGCTTCTCGGTCGACGTTGTATAGTTGCAAGAACTGCTTTCTAAAATCGCCAAAGCCATTGATAGAACATTGGATGTAGTTTTCTGAACCATAGAAGCGCAAGACTAGGGAACGTAGTGGAAAAGACCTTGTAGTGAATGGCCTCATTATTGACTTTTAGGGACATTTTTTGTTGAAATTGAAAGATATGATCCAAGGGATCACCTTTCTCGTTGAAGGCTGACCGACAGTGTTGGTATGACGAAGTCTTTGGGCTTTGGCTCTTGCACGATCTAGTTTGTAAACAGAGTTTTGTCAGCTATCCTTATAGCTAGATCTACAATGTCCATCTAATAGGAGGATCTCCCTTTTGAGAACTTTTGCAAGAATTCTTTCATCATCCCTCTTTTCCAACCTTCCGGGAGTGGGTTTCCCTGGTGGGTGTAATCTTTGTACTGCTCATGATTCTTGAAAGCATTTCTGTCTTCATTCTCGGCACGTTCAGTCattacaacaaatttgatatacaatgactccctacaatgtcttacaccattggtgtaagacattaaaacttatcaggggttttaaatgtctaatggtgtaagacattgaaaatttttattaatgactacaattggaagacattaaaaatggtggaagacgttggaaataggctgagAAGTGGCCatggggacatccaacgtctcccactgggagacgtgggacacgtggcatctcccagtgggagacgttggatgtacccccgtatacatccaacgtctcccactgggagacgtgccacgtgtcccacatctcccacactacaagaaaatggggtctttacctaccaattgtaagtgtaggtaaaactagcctaatggtgggtaatatggtttacctacaaatattgaattggtagagattggtaggtaaagattAGTGgcgaaagagtctttacctacacttattaacattggtaggtaaaagaatcagtggaccccactaagttataaatcaattgatgagtcatcagatgacgtgtttgatgacatggcatcctacGTGTATGCTGACATGGTTTCTATAGTTTTATGTGCTGATGACATGGCATCCTAtgtggcatcatatgtggcatcctacgtggcatcatatatggcatcctacgtggtgtcattttattagcccacatagcattattttattggtctgttacacaatttatattttgttgaaatttaatggttatgtgtaggtaaaagataataacagttatttataaatgttctatattagaaataaactagaaaatAACCATACAAgaataaaatgtttaatgctaaaattctttataatgttcaatactaaaataagtcataaagttatcattttaaggttacccctaccaaaataaaaaaaacttcataaagttcattccttagtaaattaatgtaaataaactaagaatcatcttgtgactcccgAACTGAAAAAGATGGCGACTCTCTTAAATTTGCATTTGTAGCTTGGTctgttggaggtggtggaggcggtgCCATCAAATTGTTATGACGAAGTATATCCACAACCACACTAAGTTGTTCGTTAGTAGCATTAAGGCGGGAAGTTGTATCATTAAGTCGTTCAACTAACTCTTCATAAGTTGGTTGGTTACCCACAATATTTTCACGATGTGAAGTAGAAGTTGTGACACTAGGTGACCGCCCCCACCCTCGCAAGTATACCGAATCACGTTCAAGTACACGCTCCATAATCTCTTTATCAGACAGTTCTTCTAGAGGATGTTGACCCCTTAACTCCATCATTTTAtcctaataatatatttaattaattattagtaagaaatataataaataaaaatttaaattacttaCATATAATGGCTCGAGCTCTATTCCAGTCCATCCTTTCTCAGCATCATAATGCTTTAGACGCCATGTCTCAATTTGACCGGTAGGAGAAGTTAACACCATTCCACGTCGAATGTGATGTCGTGGTGTGGAGACTGAACCATTTTTTGACTCCCATTTCCTCTTTGATCGATTGGTAGTATTCTTTAATGCTCTTTCCTGAAGAAATAAATCCAAATAaaatttattagaaatttttttACACAACCTTTTCTTTTGAACAACACAATGTCTATTTATTACGAACTTTATTGAACAGTTTAACACTAAAATCTGTAAATCAAAGACAAAACAAAATACTAGAAAGAGTAGATGTTGTTTATGTAGGGCCAAATACTAGAAAGAGTAGATGATGCCAAAATAATAACATTAGCTTTCATTttttcattcaaacatttaaCCAAACACCTTAACTACATCAACTACATAGTTAGAAAAAACTTCATTCCCACAACCAAAATGAAATAAACACAACAACTGATTGGGTATCACAGTCAAAGAAAGACAGAAATTTCAACAAAGAGGTCATCTATAgccaatacaatatttcaaaatTAAGCAGTAGTTCGACATTTGTGGACAATCTTGGAAACATACAACAATATAAATTCAATAAAACAGAAAAAATATCAAAAAGCTAGATGTTAAGGACAATAGTAATATGCAAATAGTATGTCCGGTCTCTTGTTCCTATCATAATAGCAATATTATGATAAAAAATGTTACCTTAAATTCAGAAGAACACCAACGATCACACAAAATCATCCAATCTTCTTGATGTTCTTCTTTTAAGTCTGGATGACGTTTGCTCTTGGCCATCTCAAGATCATTTTCTCCTccaatttatttgaaatataagTGCAGCTTGTACTT
The Humulus lupulus chromosome 6, drHumLupu1.1, whole genome shotgun sequence DNA segment above includes these coding regions:
- the LOC133784560 gene encoding uncharacterized protein LOC133784560 — translated: MAKSKRHPDLKEEHQEDWMILCDRWCSSEFKERALKNTTNRSKRKWESKNGSVSTPRHHIRRGMVLTSPTGQIETWRLKHYDAEKGWTGIELEPLYDKMMELRGQHPLEELSDKEIMERVLERDSVYLRGWGRSPSVTTSTSHRENIVGNQPTYEELVERLNDTTSRLNATNEQLSVVVDILRHNNLMAPPPPPPTDQATNANLRESPSFSVRESQDDS